A window of the Alnus glutinosa chromosome 4, dhAlnGlut1.1, whole genome shotgun sequence genome harbors these coding sequences:
- the LOC133866415 gene encoding protein BASIC PENTACYSTEINE2-like, protein MDGDNNLNMRNWGYYEPAPSLKGHLGLQLMSSMPEKPLIGGRNAAVLAGGNGAFHHRDMGVSHSSFPMEYMRDAWFNPREKYINVLSGNPSYGVLPETSSAQHVQMVQPPDLSKDERIVSTEETGIEKENGPIKKRQASKAPKSPKEKKAKKAPRARKADSSPSVPRARSAAKKTTEIVINGVDMDISGIPIPVCSCTGAPQQCYRWGSGGWQSACCTTNMSMYPLPLSTKRRGARIAGRKMSIGAFKKVLEKLAAEGYNFSNPIDLRTHWAKHGTNKFVTIR, encoded by the coding sequence ATGGATGGAGATAATAATTTGAATATGCGTAACTGGGGTTACTATGAACCTGCACCATCCCTTAAAGGCCATCTGGGTCTTCAGCTTATGTCATCCATGCCCGAAAAACCGCTTATTGGGGGCCGCAATGCTGCGGTCTTGGCAGGTGGGAATGGAGCTTTTCACCATAGGGATATGGGGGTTTCGCATTCGTCATTCCCCATGGAGTACATGAGGGATGCTTGGTTTAATCCGAGGGAGAAATATATTAATGTTTTATCCGGAAACCCCAGCTATGGGGTTTTGCCCGAGACGTCCTCGGCTCAACATGTGCAGATGGTTCAACCACCTGATTTGTCCAAGGATGAAAGGATCGTGAGTACTGAAGAGACAGGTATTGAGAAGGAAAACGGACCTATTAAGAAAAGGCAGGCATCAAAAGCCCCAAAATCCCCAAAAGAGAAGAAGGCAAAGAAAGCCCCTCGTGCACGGAAGGCTGATAGTAGTCCTTCTGTTCCACGAGCAAGGTCTGCTGCGAAAAAAACCACGGAGATTGTTATAAATGGGGTTGACATGGATATATCGGGGATTCCCATCCCGGTTTGCTCATGTACTGGGGCACCTCAGCAGTGTTATCGATGGGGATCTGGTGGTTGGCAATCTGCGTGTTGTACAACTAATATGTCAATGTATCCCTTGCCATTGAGTACCAAACGACGTGGAGCTAGGATTGCAGGTAGAAAGATGAGTATAGGAGCGTTCAAGAAAGTTTTGGAGAAACTTGCAGCAGAAGGTTACAACTTCTCTAATCCGATTGATCTGAGGACCCACTGGGCTAAACATGGAACAAATAAGTTTGTCACCATCAGGTAG